The Sesamum indicum cultivar Zhongzhi No. 13 linkage group LG1, S_indicum_v1.0, whole genome shotgun sequence genome includes a window with the following:
- the LOC105155912 gene encoding pentatricopeptide repeat-containing protein At4g38150, translating to MSNTVRTKLASLSPAHLFRNIRRFSSIEDGLGRPDYPPEPIPNRPLRRKSYPSQSPRFPKPNRVRENENLNSFRAETDADFLERFKLGFDRKLESQTDSGDKNIQYEKAKNPEPSPPEDADEIFKKMKETGLIANAVAMLDGLCKDGLVQEAMKLFGLMREKGTIPEVVVYTAVVEGFCKAHKFDDAIRIFKKMQSNGVVPNVFSYQVLVLGLCSGKRLEDAYLFTIEMLEAGHSPNLATFTGLVDGYCREKGLGEAQFVIQAMRQKGYFVEEKAVREYLDKKGPFLPLVWEAILGKKASKRSLF from the coding sequence ATGTCCAATACGGTCAGAACTAAGCTTGCCTCTCTTTCCCCGGCCCATCTGTTTCGAAATATACGCCGTTTCTCCTCTATTGAGGATGGGCTAGGGCGCCCGGATTACCCTCCGGAACCTATTCCAAATAGGCCCTTGAGAAGGAAATCTTATCCTTCTCAAAGCCCTCGATTCCCAAAGCCCAATCGCGTTCGGGAAAATGAAAACCTAAATTCATTTAGGGCCGAAACTGATGCTGATTTTCTGGAAAGGTTTAAGCTTGGGTTTGATCGCAAATTGGAAAGCCAAACAGACTCgggagataaaaatattcaatacgAGAAAGCAAAGAATCCGGAGCCTTCGCCACCGGAGGATGCGgatgaaatatttaagaaaatgaagGAGACGGGGTTGATCGCAAATGCAGTTGCTATGCttgatggtttgtgtaaaGATGGACTGGTACAAGAGGCAATGAAGCTCTTTGGACTAATGCGTGAGAAGGGCACGATTCCAGAGGTGGTCGTTTACACTGCTGTGGTGGAGGGCTTCTGCAAGGCACACAAGTTTGATGATgcaataagaatttttaagAAGATGCAGAGTAATGGGGTGGTTCCGAATGTGTTTAGTTATCAGGTTTTGGTTCTGGGGCTATGTAGTGGGAAGAGGTTGGAGGATGCATATTTGTTTACCATTGAAATGTTGGAGGCTGGACATTCCCCGAATTTGGCAACTTTCACCGGATTGGTTGATGGGTACTGCAGGGAAAAAGGTCTGGGAGAGGCTCAGTTTGTGATACAAGCCATGAGGCAGAAGGGATACTTCGTTGAGGAGAAAGCAGTTAGGGAATATTTGGATAAGAAAGGCCCTTTCTTGCCTTTGGTGTGGGAGGCAATTCTGGGAAAAAAAGCTTCAAAGAGGTCTCTGTTCTAA